The genomic segment tatcatgTTGAATCAACTGTTCTCACATTCGATTGAGAACAAATCATTACATTACATACTAAAAGATATTTAAGGGCTAATCTTGGAGTTGTTCTGAAATCTAAAGGGCTAAAAGGAGATTTGATTCACAAACGACTGGCATCAGAGCCAAGTTCAAGATTCACTCGATCGAAAACAAAAACATGACAACCAAGATTGGGGTGGAGCGGTTCGATGGAAATGGCGATTTTGGGCTATGGCGTAGAAGGATAACTCCCTGAAAATCTCACTGATGATGAAAAGAGTGACATGATGGAGTTGACATTCAGTTCCTTGACATTCCACCTTGATGATAAAGTGTTGTGCTAGGTGCCATATGAGAAGAGTGCGTCTGGAATCTGCGCAATTCTCGAATAACTATACGCGACAGAATCACTCAAAGATAGGATATACTTGAAAGGTAAACTTTTCTCTTTCGAGATGATTGAATCAAGATCGATCAGGGAAAAATTGGATGACTTCGACAAGCTAATAATTGATCTTGAAAACATTGATATAAAAGTGGAAGAtgaggataaaaaaaatattttattgagttCTTTACCAAGGTATTATTCCACATTTGTTGATACCATGAAATATGTAAGAAAAACCTTATCATTCGATGATGTTGTAGTGGCCCTGAAGTCTAAAGAAACTGATACTCAGAACTCTACACAAACATCCAATATTGGGGAGATAGTCTGAAAATTAaaggaaaataataaaataataagaacAAATAGCGAGGAAGGAGCAAATCACCTGGAAAACTCAAGAATCTGAAGTGTCTTCATTGTCATAAAATTGGACACTTCAAAAGATTGTCTAGAAAGGAAGAAACAATCTGAAAAGTTCAAGGATAAGGGAGAAATAGATATTACAGAAGATGGGTACAGTAGTTCAGACGTTCTTTGCATTTCGGATTCGAAGGACGATGAATGCTGGGTGATGGACAATGGCTGCTTTTTCATGGTTTGAATCCTTTCAAGAACCTTTCAAGAACTGGATGGTGGACAATTAATTCTAGGGAACAACAAGACTTGCAAAGTCCTTGGATGTGGAACCATAAAGTTGAAAATGCAAGACACTACAGAACAAATTCTTCATAATGTAATATATGTTCCAGAGCTCAAGAGGAATCTAGTCTCTCTTGGAACTTTAGATTAACTGGGATACTCCTTCAAGGCAGAAAATGGAAGTTAATTGTCTCTAGAGGTCTATTGGTCATAATGAAAGGATTAAGAGTAAATGTCCTGTATATTTTATCAGGAAAATCTATGTTTGGATCAGCTGCATCAGTCATAAGGGACTTATGTGATACCAAGATATGGCACCTTCACCTGGGACATGTCAATGAAAGAGGCTCGATGGAACTTCACAAACAAAGGATATTAGGGAGCAAGCCTTTCACTCCCTTGGAATCATGTGAAGATTGTGTTAAAGGAAAATCCACTAGAGTTAAATTTGCTAAGGATCATCATATATCAAAGGTACCTCTGGATTACATTCATTTATATTTGTGAGGCCATCAAGAACCACTACCTTGGGAGGAGCCAAATTCTTCATGAAAATAATAGATGATTGCACATGAAGAGTTTAGCTACATATACTGAAACACAAGAGAGAATCCTTGGATAAGTTCAAAGAATGACACAAACTACTTCAGAACCAGACATGAAGGAAAATAATGAAACTTAATACTGGCAATGAGCCTGAATATTGTTCAAATGAGTTCATTGCATATTGTAAGAGTGTAGGAAAGGCAAGGCATCTGATAGTGGCAGAGACACCTCACAAAATGGCCTTTCGAAGAGGATGAATAGAACATTACTTGAAGGGGTCAGATGTTTGCTGTCTTCTTCAGGATTGCCCAAGTCATTCTGAGCAGAAAGTGCAATGACTGCATGCTACCTAATCAACAGAAGTTCATCTGTTCCTATAGGCTTCAAGACTCCCCGCTTGGTCTGCTGAAGCATCTGCAGTGGAACACCTTAAAGTCTTTGGGTGTGCAGGGGCGGAGCTAGGATTCAAAATTACCTGAGGCTGGCTCCGTActgtatttaataaaattaataattaactaaaaaatttaaaataaaaaatatgtaaagATTGACTTCATGAAAACATAGAACAAgagtatttaatatttaatacctTCAAAACATGGAGCTAAAACACTACTGAAGTTGTGCTATTCGATTCTTCTTAGAATAAAActcattaattattaaatcattcaATTTTTTCAACGAAATCTCGTTCGATGTAGATTACCATAGAATCTCCGAAAACTCTGCCTCCATCTTGTTACAAAGAGCTGTTTTAACAAGTTTCATTGCTGAAAATGCTCGTTCCGTTGTTGATGTAGAAACAGAGAAAGTTAAAACAAGACGAATCATCctgtcaattaaataaatatatcagaTTCGATAACTAAGTAAACGACGtagataaaaatatataaatcacCTATCAATCAAATTGTAGGTTCCTGACTTATTTGTCTCAAATAATCTTCGACATAATTCAGAAATAGTTGAtaaattctgaaatattttatggccAGCAACATCAAGTTTATAGTGATCCAATTGCATTCTCAAGTGATGCAAATCTTGTGAATCGAAATCAAGATAATAGAATTTCTCAGCAAGTCGATTGATATGATCAACATTAAGAAGTTTAAAGTTTTCTTTAGGTTCCAAAGCAGAACTAAGTTTAAGAAGTTCAACTGCCTCATCCTTGAATCTATTATTAAGCTCTTCAAGTTGAAAATCTATTGCAGCTGTAAATACATCAAATCGATAGTGGTGCTCAACTGTGATTGAATCATTATGTTGACAAGAACGGCCTGTACCAGATTTATAACGAGCTTCCACGTGAGGTATCTCAATGTCATACTTGACACAAAACTCTTTCACATGACTAAGTAGGAGATCGAATCCTTTTTCTCTCAAATTACGAAGCAAAGTTTTAGTCGTTGAAACATAATCCATTGCACTTAAAATATCTAGAGATTTCTCTTGCAATGCTCGACTAAACAGATTTGTTATTCCCATTATCTTATGCATCAAGtgtaatatgaatatgaaatcAAAAGACTTCATCACAATCAATGCACCACTAGCTTCACCACGAATGGAATTTGAAGCTCCATCATTAACCATATTTTCTAACACGGTAATCACAGAGCTATACATATCAATCATGCTACAAAGTGAGTCGAAATTAGAACTCCAACGAGTCTTTCCAGGTCGTAATAAATTTCCAATTTGATTACATCCTCTACTTGTATCACGTTCACCAGTAGCTACCATATGCACAACTTCAATTCTTTGAGCAGAATGTAACTCACCGTGCCGTTTAGGAGATGCATGGATGAGATTACAAATGGAATTCAATTTTGAAAAGAATAACCAAATGGATACCTCTTTTTCAACAGCTGCAGTTAATGCTAGTTGAAGCCGATGAGCAAAACAATGTACATAATATGCACACGAGCAATCTTTCAAGAAAAGAGCCTACAATCCATTCCAAGAACCGCGCATATTGCTACCACCATCATATCCCTGTCCACGCATGTTGTGAATATGCAAGTCATAACGACCAAGTGCATCAGATATTTCTTTCTTAAGTGTTGCAACAGTTGTATCTGTCACGTGTACAATGGCAAAGAATCGCTCTCGTAAAAAGCCTTCAGTATCCACAAATCTTAATACAATAGCCATCTGCTCCTTGTTAGATGCATCTCTCGCTTCATCAACTAAAATGCAGAATTTTGCATCCCCAATTTCTTTACGAATCTTGGCTCTCACTTGGTTGGAAATGATATTCAAGATATTTTTCTGAATATCTGGTGAAGTATACTTTGCATTCTTAGGAGCTTTCTCTAAGACGATGTCCCCAATACTCTTATTCATTTTTCCTATAAAATTTATCATCTCGTTAAAATTTCCATGATTATTAGAAGATGGAGATTCATCACGCCCTCTAAATGCGCATGCTTGCAAAGTGAGCCATCGAATGCTTTCAATAGTTGCAGTAAGGCGCAATCTATTCTTCTCTTTTTCTTCTGAAGATTGTGCATTTATCACTTTGTCAATATGACGAGGTATATTCATCAAATTATCAAGATATTCCACAGCATTGTTATGTGGTGAATTATTGCATCCTATATGCATCAAAAATGCGCATCTATTGCCATCATTAACTCGCTTCCAATATTTGAATCCATCAATTGTAAATGCAGGATTACGAGGATGCTTATGTTCAAACAAGAAGCATGGAAAACAAAATGCAGCATCTTTCGAAGGAGAGTACTCTAACCAAGTAAATTTTTTGAACCACTGACTTTGGAATCGTCGATTTTGACTTTCAAATTTGGTCGGTGGATACTCTTTCTGAATTGGTTGATATGGCCCCATCTTGATATAAGATCGTATAATTTCATCCATTTGATTAACATGATATTTCCATATCGGAGTACGTAATGCCGGATCAGGTTCAAGAGAACTCACATCAACATCAATTCTAGGAGATTTGTTAAGCTGTTGATCACTGGGATTTGAGAATCAATATTGGACGGAGAATGGTCCTGAATTGCCGATGTCTGgtctttttgttttaaaaaatgagtCGATGGTTTTTCTTTTCTTCATTCTTGAGTTTCTTTTCTCCTTGATGTCGTCTACACCATAAAATATAACTTTAGTTTAACTTATTATGGCTAACTGAATCAAATCAACATTACCAACACTAAATAATTGTTACTTTAATCCAATAAACCTcgaacaattataattattccaAAATAATTCCGAAGTTAACATTTGACAATCTTAAGGcatgatatatttaaatataaaatttttacagCCTTATAAGTTCGAAAATCCCATTTACATAATtctcaatttttcaaaaattccta from the Primulina tabacum isolate GXHZ01 chromosome 8, ASM2559414v2, whole genome shotgun sequence genome contains:
- the LOC142554755 gene encoding uncharacterized protein LOC142554755, whose product is MGPYQPIQKEYPPTKFESQNRRFQSQWFKKFTWLEYSPSKDAAFCFPCFLFEHKHPRNPAFTIDGFKYWKRVNDGNRCAFLMHIGCNNSPHNNAVEYLDNLMNIPRHIDKVINAQSSEEKEKNRLRLTATIESIRWLTLQACAFRGRDESPSSNNHGNFNEMINFIGKMNKSIGDIVLEKAPKNAKYTSPDIQKNILNIISNQVRAKIRKEIGDAKFCILVDEARDASNKEQMAIVLRFVDTEGFLRERFFAIVHVTDTTVATLKKEISDALGRYDLHIHNMRGQGYDGALTAAVEKEVSIWLFFSKLNSICNLIHASPKRHGELHSAQRIEVVHMVATGERDTSRGCNQIGNLLRPGKTRWSSNFDSLCSMIDMYSSVITVLENMVNDGASNSIRGEASGALIVMKSFDFIFILHLMHKIMGITNLFSRALQEKSLDILSAMDYVSTTKTLLRNLREKGFDLLLSHVKEFCVKYDIEIPHVEARYKSGTGRSCQHNDSITVEHHYRFDVFTAAIDFQLEELNNRFKDEAVELLKLSSALEPKENFKLLNVDHINRLAEKFYYLDFDSQDLHHLRMQLDHYKLDVAGHKIFQNLSTISELCRRLFETNKSGTYNLIDRMIRLVLTFSVSTSTTERAFSAMKLVKTALCNKMEAEFSEILW